TAAGATAAACATCACATCCTCTAACTGATTCATTAAAACCAGGTTGAATTTCTCCGTCAGAAAAGCGGGACAAAGTCACTTCGCCTAAGTCGCTGCCATAAAATCCTGCGATTTTTTGTGCAAGCTCTTTCGTTGCCGTACCAGCGAAAATTTTTACCGGATTAAATTGTGAAGCCATTAGCCTTCTCGAGTATATTTAAAAAAAATTCGGATTGCGTTATTTCACAATCCGAGTTTTACATTGTTGCCCGACCAGGATTCGAACCTAGACAAACAGAACCAAAATCTGTCGTACTACCTTTATACTATCGGGCAGTTTCCTTTTCTTTGTATCAATGTTTCCGAAATGGAATGCAAATATAAGAGCATTTATAAAATGATGCAAATGTTTTTTAACAAAAAAAATAACTCCCTAATTATCAAGCAGAATATTTGTTTATCACCAAAATCCCATCAACAAATTGCTTTCTAAAGCACTAAAAAAGGCTCATTTTTCCAATACAAATACAACAGGTCGGTTTTTTACAAATCATCTAAACTTATAAAACCGAATATTGCTGCTGAAAATTAAGAAACAATGTACACAATTAGAACTATTACAGCAGCCTTAGTGTTAACGATGTTATTTAACGCCTGTAAGGAAAACAAAGAAACTACCAAAAGCAATTATGCTGTCAATTCAGAAAAATCATCAATCAAGTGGAAGGGCTCTGCCCCTACGCATTATCACATTGGAACATTCAACGTAGAAGGGGATATTTCTACTGAAAACGATGCCGTAACCAATGGAGAATTTACTTTTCCTATTAGCAGTATTACCAATACCGATCTACCTGAAGGGCCAAATCAGGAACTGATTTCACATCTTTCGAGTCCCGACTTTTTTAATTTGGCTCTACATCCCTATGCAAAATTCAAAATAACCAAAGTAACACCTGTATCTGAAAACGATCACCTAAATTATAATATAACAGGAGACTTCACTCTGATAGGACAAACTCACGAATTAAGTTTTCCTGCAAAAATTGAATTTAGCAAT
This genomic interval from Pseudopedobacter saltans DSM 12145 contains the following:
- a CDS encoding YceI family protein; protein product: MYTIRTITAALVLTMLFNACKENKETTKSNYAVNSEKSSIKWKGSAPTHYHIGTFNVEGDISTENDAVTNGEFTFPISSITNTDLPEGPNQELISHLSSPDFFNLALHPYAKFKITKVTPVSENDHLNYNITGDFTLIGQTHELSFPAKIEFSNDSLKTTANFTFNRLKWGMESFNDPNEKLYILPEIEITLDIHSAKKD